A window from Pseudomonas frederiksbergensis encodes these proteins:
- the modC gene encoding molybdenum ABC transporter ATP-binding protein, translated as MIHTRLKLKYSGFALEVDLQLPGRGVTALYGHSGSGKTTCLRCIAGLEKADEGFIQVNDEVWQDSDRKIFVPPHKRALGYVFQEASLFPHLSVLANLQFGLKRTPRQQRRVDMAHVTELLGIGHLLDRHPQHLSGGERQRVGIARALLTSPKLLLMDEPLAALDSQRKNEILPYLQRLHDELDIPVLYVSHSQDEVARLADHLVLLSNGKALASGAIGETLARLDLPLALGDDAGVVIEGHVIAYDADYQLLTLQLPNTTLNIRVAHSLMTPGQALRCKVQARDVSLSLQSVEQSSILNRLPVTVISEMGADNAAHALIRLDAAGTPLLARITRYSRDQLGVHPGQQLWAQIKAVAVLA; from the coding sequence ATGATTCATACGCGTCTGAAACTGAAGTACTCAGGGTTCGCCCTGGAGGTGGACCTGCAATTGCCCGGCCGCGGTGTCACTGCTCTTTACGGTCATTCCGGTTCGGGCAAGACCACCTGCCTGCGCTGCATTGCCGGCCTGGAGAAGGCCGATGAGGGCTTCATCCAGGTCAACGATGAAGTCTGGCAGGACAGCGACAGGAAGATTTTCGTGCCGCCACACAAGCGGGCGCTGGGTTACGTCTTCCAGGAAGCCAGCCTGTTTCCCCATCTGTCGGTGCTGGCCAATCTGCAGTTCGGCCTCAAGCGCACTCCTCGCCAACAGCGGCGGGTCGACATGGCACACGTGACTGAACTGCTCGGAATCGGCCATTTGCTGGATCGCCATCCGCAGCACCTTTCCGGCGGTGAACGGCAGCGGGTTGGCATCGCTCGTGCCCTGCTCACCAGCCCGAAACTGTTGCTGATGGACGAGCCGCTGGCGGCATTGGATAGCCAGCGCAAAAACGAAATCCTGCCTTACCTGCAACGACTGCATGATGAATTGGACATCCCGGTGCTGTACGTCAGCCACTCACAGGATGAAGTCGCGCGGTTGGCCGATCACCTTGTTCTGCTCAGCAATGGCAAGGCACTGGCCAGCGGCGCTATTGGCGAAACGCTGGCCCGCCTGGACCTGCCCCTGGCGCTGGGCGACGATGCCGGCGTGGTGATCGAGGGGCACGTCATTGCCTATGACGCCGACTATCAGTTGCTGACCCTGCAACTGCCGAACACGACCCTGAACATTCGCGTGGCTCACTCACTGATGACCCCGGGTCAGGCGCTGCGCTGCAAGGTTCAGGCACGGGATGTCAGCCTGAGCCTGCAAAGTGTCGAGCAAAGCAGCATCCTCAATCGCCTGCCGGTCACCGTGATCAGTGAAATGGGCGCGGACAATGCCGCCCACGCGCTGATCCGTCTGGACGCTGCCGGCACACCGCTGCTGGCGCGGATCACCCGCTACTCCCGGGACCAATTGGGCGTGCACCCTGGCCAGCAACTCTGGGCACAGATCAAGGCGGTGGCGGTGCTGGCGTAA
- a CDS encoding DNA topoisomerase IB, whose amino-acid sequence MPDTALPDVLPSDLHYVDDTQPGITRKKLRGKFCYFDPAGQRITDQDEIKRINALAVPPAYTDVWICADPRGHLQATGRDARGRKQYRYHPRWREVRDADKYSRLRDFGLALPKLRKQLETLLAAPGFSRDKVMATVITLLDATLIRVGNSQYARDNRSYGLTTLRNRHVEINGNAIQFQFRGKSGVEHQITVKDRRLARVIKRCLEIPGQNLFQYLDENGERHTVSSSDVNAYLKTLTGADFTAKDYRTWAGSALALAVLRELQWESESDAKRHVVEMVKNVAKQLGNTPAVCRKCYIHPAVLDGFLLGALADLPRPRARKGLRAEEVGLAVFLEKMIASVEATN is encoded by the coding sequence ATGCCCGATACCGCGCTGCCCGATGTGCTGCCATCCGACCTGCATTACGTCGATGACACCCAGCCCGGCATCACCCGCAAGAAACTGCGCGGCAAGTTCTGCTATTTCGACCCTGCGGGCCAACGCATTACCGATCAGGATGAGATCAAACGTATCAATGCCCTCGCCGTGCCCCCGGCCTACACGGATGTGTGGATCTGCGCCGACCCGCGCGGCCATCTGCAAGCTACCGGTCGTGATGCCCGAGGTCGCAAGCAATACCGTTATCACCCGCGCTGGCGAGAAGTGCGCGATGCCGACAAATATTCACGCTTGCGGGACTTTGGGTTAGCGCTACCGAAACTGCGCAAACAGCTTGAAACGCTGTTGGCGGCTCCCGGCTTCAGTCGCGACAAAGTCATGGCCACGGTCATCACCTTGCTCGATGCGACGCTGATCCGGGTCGGCAACTCCCAATACGCTCGGGACAATCGGTCGTACGGTTTGACCACCCTGCGTAACCGTCACGTCGAGATCAACGGCAACGCAATCCAGTTCCAGTTCCGTGGCAAGAGCGGTGTCGAGCACCAGATCACCGTGAAAGACCGACGCCTGGCGCGGGTCATCAAACGCTGCCTGGAAATTCCCGGGCAAAACCTGTTTCAGTACCTGGATGAAAACGGCGAGCGACACACCGTCAGTTCCTCCGACGTCAACGCCTACCTGAAGACACTCACCGGTGCCGACTTCACTGCCAAGGACTACCGAACCTGGGCTGGCAGCGCGTTGGCGCTGGCGGTTCTGCGGGAACTGCAGTGGGAGTCCGAGTCGGACGCGAAGCGGCATGTGGTGGAGATGGTCAAGAACGTCGCCAAACAACTGGGTAACACACCGGCCGTCTGCCGCAAGTGCTACATCCACCCGGCGGTGCTCGATGGCTTTCTTTTGGGAGCGTTGGCTGACCTGCCCCGTCCTCGAGCGCGTAAAGGGCTGAGGGCCGAGGAAGTCGGGCTTGCGGTGTTTTTAGAGAAGATGATCGCTAGTGTTGAAGCGACGAACTGA